A region from the Metopolophium dirhodum isolate CAU chromosome 9, ASM1992520v1, whole genome shotgun sequence genome encodes:
- the LOC132951965 gene encoding LYR motif-containing protein 5B isoform X1: protein MSKEYESVKILQWFGFRKLLYMGRDYPQGYDFFRSRLKKAFQRNSDISDPEQIKMLVKRGEFVVKEIEALYMLKKYRTLKDRYSTEKDQS from the exons ATGAGTAAAGAATACGAATCAGTTAAAATCCTTCAGTGGTTTGGCTTTCgaaag cTACTTTATATGGGACGAGACTATCCTCAAGGTTACGACTTTTTCCGTTCACGGTTGAAAAAAGCTTTCCAACGTAACAGCGACATCAGTGATCCTGAACAAATAAAGATGCTGGTCAAACGTGGAGAGTTTGTCGTCAAAGAGATCGAGGCCCTCTACATGCTCAAAAAATACAGAACATTAAAAGATAGATATTCTACGGAGAAGGATCAATCATAG
- the LOC132951964 gene encoding charged multivesicular body protein 3 has product MGIFGKSATVDPKDQVKQWTSTIRKETYKLDRQIRGIQREEEKVKRSMKEAAKKGNKDVCIILAKEILRSRKTINKLITSKTHMSSIQMQMKNQLSVLRMAGSLQKSTEVMQTMHNLIKVPEVAATMRDLSKEMMKAGIIEEMLDDTMENVMDDPEDMEEEAQSEIDKVLWEITAGALGQAPMAVTETPGGSVLQETETVEEDGDLEEMKNRLQALKS; this is encoded by the exons ATGGGCATATTTGGTAAATCGGCCACCGTCGATCCTAAGGACCAA GTTAAACAGTGGACGTCGACCATACGCAAAGAGACGTATAAGCTGGACCGTCAGATAAGAG GCATACAACGAGAGGAAGAAAAAGTGAAACGTTCGATGAAAGAAGCAGCCAAGAAGGGAAACAAAGATGTGTGTATCATTCTGGCTAAAGAAATACTGAGGTCACGCAAAACCATCAATAAACTGATTACTTCCAAGACGCATATGAGTTCTATACAAATGCAAATGAAAAACCAGCTGT CTGTGCTTAGAATGGCTGGTTCACTGCAAAAGTCTACAGAAGTAATGCAAACAATGCACAATTTGATCAAAGTACCTGAAGTTGCAGCTACTATGAGGGATTTGTCCAAGGAAATGATGAAG GCTGGAATCATTGAAGAAATGTTAGATGATACAATGGAGAATGTAATGGATGATCCCGAAGATATGGAAGAAGAAGCGCAATCAGAAATCGATAAA gtattatgGGAAATCACAGCTGGAGCATTAGGTCAAGCGCCTATGGCAGTTACTGAAACACCAGGTGGTTCAGTACTTCAAGAAACTGAAACAGTTGAAGAGGACGGTGACCTAGAAGAAATGAAAAATCGCTTGCAGGCGTTAAAAAGCTAA
- the LOC132951965 gene encoding electron transfer flavoprotein regulatory factor 1 isoform X2 — MGAGRQGVIDLYKTLLYMGRDYPQGYDFFRSRLKKAFQRNSDISDPEQIKMLVKRGEFVVKEIEALYMLKKYRTLKDRYSTEKDQS, encoded by the exons ATGGGTGCAGGACGCCAAGGAGTGATTGACTTGTACAAGACC cTACTTTATATGGGACGAGACTATCCTCAAGGTTACGACTTTTTCCGTTCACGGTTGAAAAAAGCTTTCCAACGTAACAGCGACATCAGTGATCCTGAACAAATAAAGATGCTGGTCAAACGTGGAGAGTTTGTCGTCAAAGAGATCGAGGCCCTCTACATGCTCAAAAAATACAGAACATTAAAAGATAGATATTCTACGGAGAAGGATCAATCATAG